A window from Desulfovibrio subterraneus encodes these proteins:
- a CDS encoding HDOD domain-containing protein — protein MATASNEEVESRIEGILDRRFRFAGKSSLCSWLRGEARIRLHTVAAQRGVLVLDRFVPEPLANAQRSGRPYPAESVRSGSRDTVEEVIQQAKLPSLPQVFHELQGLMDRDDVTVQDLGQVISLDPHMTTSILKLVNSALFGFRSSIDTVSRAIAVLGLRQISTLALGTLMLGLFRERPNTYLAMDKFWEHSIAVGMTAQELARLNGREGLERYFVAGLVHDVGWLALTSSNGELAFEVMRAAEGWKCPLIEAEGKTLGMTHAEIGAKMFEGWSLPANLVAAVRYHHDPSMSAEYDEPIYVHLADTIVKAMGYAATDDCRVSPVDISAWDALELKPEALDKVIDKLDKELATLCKVLLLG, from the coding sequence ATGGCGACTGCGAGCAACGAGGAAGTGGAAAGCAGGATAGAAGGCATTCTCGACAGGCGGTTCCGCTTTGCCGGGAAAAGCTCCCTGTGCAGCTGGTTGCGCGGGGAGGCCAGAATACGTCTGCATACCGTTGCGGCTCAGAGGGGCGTTCTCGTTCTCGACCGGTTTGTTCCAGAGCCGCTGGCCAATGCCCAGCGGTCCGGCCGGCCATACCCTGCGGAATCAGTGCGGAGTGGCAGCAGGGATACCGTGGAAGAGGTCATCCAGCAGGCAAAGCTGCCATCGCTGCCGCAAGTTTTTCATGAACTGCAGGGACTCATGGACCGCGACGATGTGACCGTGCAGGATCTTGGGCAGGTCATCAGTCTTGATCCCCATATGACCACCTCCATCCTCAAGCTGGTGAACAGCGCCCTTTTCGGCTTCAGATCTTCCATCGATACAGTCTCCCGCGCCATTGCCGTGCTCGGTCTGCGGCAGATATCCACGCTTGCCCTTGGCACGCTCATGCTCGGGTTGTTCCGTGAACGCCCGAACACCTATCTGGCCATGGATAAATTCTGGGAACACTCCATAGCTGTGGGCATGACCGCGCAGGAACTGGCTCGGCTGAACGGCCGCGAAGGGCTTGAGCGCTACTTTGTGGCCGGTCTGGTGCACGATGTGGGCTGGCTTGCCCTCACTTCGTCAAACGGGGAACTGGCTTTTGAGGTTATGCGTGCCGCGGAAGGTTGGAAGTGCCCGCTGATTGAGGCGGAAGGCAAGACGCTCGGTATGACGCATGCGGAGATCGGGGCAAAAATGTTCGAAGGCTGGTCTCTGCCTGCCAATCTGGTTGCCGCCGTGCGATACCATCATGACCCTTCCATGTCTGCGGAGTATGACGAGCCTATCTACGTGCATCTTGCCGATACCATAGTAAAGGCCATGGGCTATGCCGCGACAGATGACTGCCGCGTTTCCCCGGTGGATATATCTGCGTGGGATGCTCTTGAGCTGAAGCCGGAAGCACTGGATAAGGTCATCGACAAGCTGGATAAGGAACTGGCCACCCTGTGCAAGGTGTTGCTGCTGGGCTAG